DNA from Nitriliruptor alkaliphilus DSM 45188:
GCGAGGTGCCCATCGTGTTCGTGACCGCCAAGGCGTACCCCGAGGAGGTCGCCCGGTTGCGGGCCTGCGGGGCCGATGAGGTGCTGACCAAGCCGTTCGACCTGACCGCGCTGGAGGAGGTCATCCGCGGGTTGCTCAGCACGCCTGAGGGTCGCACGCCGCCGGGTGGGTCCGCGTCCTCGCCGGGACCGGCCGCGGGGCGCTGACGGCCGCGCCGGCCGGACGCGCGGTCGGAGGCGCGGTCGGCCGCGTCCGTGGTGCACGCCGGGTGAGTCGGCGGCGCGTGGCGGCGTGCAGCCGCTCGTCGATCCGCAGCTCGGCCAGCTGCAGCAGGATGGTGGGGTGCATCGTCGATCCTCCGTCGGGGGTGCACCGGTGAGCCTGCGCCCCTATCATCACGCAATCAACTGATCCGCGGATGACGGGATAGAACCGACCCCGATGGGTGGAGACGTGACGTGACGGTGACCTTCCGGTTCCCCCGCGAGCGGGCGATCGATCTGGTGGGCTTCGCCTGGTCGCCGTTGTTCGAGGCGGTCCTGTCGATGGCGGTCGTCGCCCGGCCGAAGCGGACCCCGATGCACCTGCCCTGGACCCGGCGGTGCCGGGCGCTGCTGCCGCCGGAGCTGCACGAGGAGGTCCGGACCCTGGCCCGGGCGTTCGACGGCTACGTCCCCGGGCTGTTCGAGGTCGGGTTGGTCGGCGACAGCGCGACGTTCGAGGACGAGCTGGCCGCGTTCGGGCGCATCGACGACGACGTGGTGGCCTACGAGCTGTCCCTCGCCTTCGCTGGGCTGCCGTGCGCCCCCACCGACGTCCGCGGTCCTCACCTCGTGCACGACGCGGCGTACCGCGACGAGGTCCTGACCTCGGCCAGCGCCCGGGACGACGGGCGGGTCGTGATGGCACGCGCGGTCCTCGAGGACCCGGCGCGGGAACGCGACCGGATCGCCCGTCTGTTCGCGCGGTACTGGGAGGCCGCCTTCGAGCAGGAGTGGGCCCGGGTGCTGCCCCGGATCGAGGCCGAGGTCACCGATGGCGCCCGTGCGCTGGTCACCCGCGGGGCACCCGGTGTGGTCGACGAGCTCCTGCCGGAGGGCCGCTGGGACGAGGCGACGTCGTCCATCGTGGTCGACAAGACCTACGACGCGGTGTGCGACGTCGCGGCGCGCGGAGGGGTGCTGCTGGTGCCCACGGTGTACGGCTGGCCCCGGGTCCTGCTCGAGATCGACCAACGTTGGCCGCTGGCGATCTTCGTCCCGCTCCGCGACCTGCGTCAGCCCGAGGTCCCGCAGGAGGCCGATCACGCGGTCGCCGATGGTCTGCGTGCCCTCGGCGACGAGACCCGCCTGCAGATCACCCGGATGGTCGCCGAACAACCGCGCTCGACCAAGGAGCTCGCGGAGCTGCTCAAGCTGTCGGACTCGTCGATCTCGCGTCACCTGAAGATCCTCGACGGTGCGGGGGTCGTCACCAAGGAACGTGACGGCTACTTCGTGCTCTACCGCCTACGTCCCGAGCGCATCGGCCAGCTCGGAGCGGCGCTGCGACGCACCCTCGGCCTCGACGCAGGGGCGGGTCAGCCGGTCCCCGCGCTCCCCGTCTCGGCCACCCGCGACCTCGGCGGGTGAGCGCCGCGTGGTCCGTCCGACCGTGCCTAGCCACGGCGCTGCGGGCGACGGCAGGCTTGGCTGCCGTCCCCCGAGGAGAGCGCTGCCGTGGCCACCGCACCCACCGAACCCCGGACCGACCTCGATGCCGTGATGGAGGAGGCCGCAGCCGCCGGCCGTGAGGCCGCGGCCGAAGGTGAGGTCGATACCAGCGATCCGAAGCTCGGCTCGACCTGCAGCCCGGACGCCTTCGCGATCACCCTCGCCGAGCTCGACGGCACCGACCACGTGCTCGGCGACGTCGACGTGCGCTTCCCGATCCAGAGCATCTCGAAGATGTTCGCGCTGGTGCTCGCGATGCAGAAGGTCGATCGGACCTCGTTGGTGTCCGACGAGCTGTGGGCCCGCATCGGACGGGAACCGTCGGGCGACCCGTTCAACTCGCTGGTCCAGCTCGAGCACGAGAAGGGGATCCCCCGCAACCCGATGATCAACGCCGGCGCGCTGGTCATCGACGACGTCCTGGTCGAGTTCTGTGACGACCCGAAGCGGCAGCTGACCGAGCTGGTCAGCGAGCTCGCCGAGGACGAGATCGAGGTCGACCCCGTGGTGGCGGACGCCGAGCTCGAGAGCTCGCACCGCAACCTCGCCGTCGCCAACCTCATGGCCTCGTTCGGCAACCTCCGCAACCCGGTGATGGACGTCCTGGAGGTCTACGTGCACCAGTGCGCCCTGGCGATGTCGACACGGCAGCTGGCACACGCGGTGCGGTTCCTGGCCAACGACGGCGTCGATCCCGCCAGCGGCCGACGTGTCCTGCCGGACATCCTGGCGCGCCGTGTGAACTCCCTGATGCTGACCTGCGGGACCTACGACGCTGCCGGTGCCTTCGCGTTCGAGGTCGGCCTGCCGTGCAAGAGCGGGGTGGCCGGTGGCATCGTCGGGGTCGTGCCCGACCAGATGGGGGTGTGCGTCTGGTCCCCGGCGCTGGACGACACGGGCAACTCGCACGGTGGGCGGGTGGCCCTGCACGAGCTGGCCGAGAAGCTGCACCTGTCGATCTTCTGACCGTCAGGCGGCGGTCGCGGCCAGGGCGCGGGTGAGCGCGGTGTCGAACCGGCGACCGGCTTCCGCGGGGCCGAGCGCATCGGCCAGGTCGCGGTAGATCCGTGGGAGCTCCTCAGCGACTTCGAGGACCGAGCACCGCAGGTCCACCGCTGCGAGCCGTATCGTCAGCATCTCGATCGATCGGGGGTCCACCGCTGCTCTCCTCGCCCGGTGTACCCCTCTCCATCGGCCCGTTCCACGGCCACCTTCAGCGCCGCAGCCGAAGCTGACCCATCTGGACTACGCGCGCTGTGGGCACCGTGCCCGCCTGCGGCGGCCCGGCTACGGGTCCACCACCTCGATGGTGGCGCGGACGACCCGACGGTCCGCGAGCTCCAGCACCCCTATCGTCCGGTGCGGCTGCTGGCGACGCTCGGTCGGCGAGCCTGGGTTGAACAGCAGCTGTCCATCCACGCCGGTGGTGTTCCACGGCACGTGGCTGTGGCCGAAGACGACCACGTCTGCGGTCGGGAAGCGGTCGTGGAGGCGTCGTGCCCGACCACGGGTCGGGCCGCTGTCGTGGATCATCGCGACCCGCACGCCCGCGAGCTCGAGCTCGCGGGTCTCGGGCAGCGCGCCGTCGAGCTCGGGGTCGTTGTTGCCGAGCACGGCGTGGACCGGCGCGCCGGACAGATCCGCGATCAGCTCGAGGTGCTCGGCCTCGGTGATGTCGCCGGCGTGGAGCACGACGTCGGCCGTGGCGAGCAGGTCGACGGCCGGACCGGGGAGGGCGCGGCCCGGCCACGCCCGCTTCAGGTGGGTGTCGGCGATCACGACCACCCGCAGCGGGTCGGTCACGACAACCGGGCGTCGTCCGCGGCGTCGCTGACGAGCGCGTAGGCCCGGTCAGCGAGGAAGTACACCGACGCCGGGCCGGCGAAGCCGATGTTGCCGGGCAGGACGGTGCGCTCGACGTTGCTGGGCGGCAGCTGGAGCGATTCGAAGGCCAGCCGTACCAGCTGCGGTCCCGACAGGTCGGTGACGGTGTGGCGACGCAGCGCCGTCAACGCGCGGAACACCTCGCCGGGCGAGCCGTCGTCGCGGACCTGACGGTGGGCTGCAGCCAGCAGCTGTGCCTGGGCCTGCGAACGGCCGATGTCGCCCGATGCGCGGGACTTGCGGTCGCGGGCGTAGACCAGCGCCTCGGGGCCGTCGAGGGTCTGGAGGCCCGAGGAGATGTGCACCTCGCCGACGCGCAGACTCTGAGGTACCTCGATCTCGATGCCGCCGAAACGTTCCACGCCGCGGGTGAAGCCCCGCATGCTGGTCAGCAGGTAGCCGTCGACCTCGACGCCGAACACGGACTCGACGGTGGCCACGCACCGCTCGGGTCCGTGGAAGAGACAGGCGTTGATCCGGGTGCGTCCTTGGTTCGGGACCGGGACGTAGCTGTCGCGTGGGATGGAGACGAACGTGGCGTGCTGGCGGTCACCGGAGACGAACAGCAGCTGGAAGCCGTCGGCGTTACCCCGGTCGAGCTGACCGGTGCGCGGCGGCCCCTCGTCCGAGCCGAGCAGCAGCAGCGTCAGGACCTCACCGTCGCCGGGCGGGAGCAGCCACCGCTCGAGGGCGAGCGCCGAGCCGCCTGAGGCCAGGAGGCCGACGGCGACGAGCGCGACCAGGACGTGGCGTGCGCGGCTCACGCGGTCTCCTCGGTGTCGTCGGGCGCCTCGTCGTCGGGCGCGTCGTCGTCCGGGGTCGTCTCGGCCGCGGGCGCCGGTGTGCCCTCGCCGATGTTGATCGCGAGGAGGCTGAGGCCGTCCCCCTCCGGCAGGAACACGAACGTCGCCGGCATCACGCCGTCCTCGCGGGTCACGGTGACCGAGACCCGGACCCACTCGGGCACACCGAGCGCCCCGATGGTGAACAGGTAGGACGCGGAGACGACGGGGTGGTCGGGGTTGGCGAGCCCTCCGGCGACGTCGGCGGGGTCACCGGAGAGGGCGACGTCCTCGAGGTTCCCGGAGCCACCGGACTGCACGTCGGTGATGTGGGTGTCGAGCCAGGCGGTCGCCTCGGCGACGGCGGCGTCGATCGCGGCCTGATCGATCGGAACGGGGGCGTCCCCCTCGCTGCCGTCCCGGTACAGGCCGCTCTCGGTCACCGACAGGTCGGTGACCACGACCTCGTCGACGGTGCCCTCGACGTCCTGCAGGGGCTCGGGTTCGGGTTCGACCTGCTCGACCTCGGGGGGGCGCTCGGGCTCCTCGATCGACCGGGGAGCGGGGTCGCTGGTGCACCCGACGGCCAGGGCGGCCGTCAGGGCGCAGGAGAGCCAGATCCGGGTGCGCACGGCGGTGAAGGTAGCGAGGAGTGGCCGCTCGCCCTCACAGGGGTGGCGGGATGAGTGCCTCGAGCGCGGCGATGGTGGCGTCGGGGTCGGAGGCGTCAGGGTCGAGAACCGCCTGGACCGCGAGGCCGTGGGCGAAGGCGACCACCACCGACGCCAACCGGTCGGCCTCGACACCGGCGAACCGGTCGGGTTCCTCGTCGATGGCCGCCGCGGCGAGCGGGTGCAGCGCCCGCCGGTAGGCGTCGAGCGCCGCCGAGATGCGGTCGCGGACCTCGGGCTCGCGGGTCCCGACCACCCAGAAGTCCAGGAAGAGTTCGACCAGTTCGCGGTTGCCGGGCAGCTCGGCCAGCTCGGTCCGGACGTGCCCGAGGAGCCGGTCACGAGCGGACGAGCCGTCATCGTCGGGCACGGCGGGGACGACGGCGGCGAGGACCTCGTCGAGCACCGCGAGCAGCAGCCGGCGCTTGTCCCCGAGGTGGTGGAAGACCAGACCGGGGGAGAGGTCCGCTGCAGCGGCCACGTTGCGGACGGTCAGGCCGTCGAGGCGGTCGCGGGCCGCCACCTCCAGCGCGGCGGTGACGATCTGGCGGCGACGTTCGGCCTCCGGTGCGCGCGCTCCCGGCACGGTGTCCTCCTGTGCGCCTCTGACGTCCGTCGGTCGGCGGTCTTGTTGACCCGCGGGTCAACAAGACCCTACCGTGACGGCGGTCAACCAGCCCGACCCTCGGAGCACCTGTGGCCCGCACCGTCCTGTTCACCGGCTTCCCCGGGTTCCTCGGGACCGAGCTGCTCCCGCGTGTGCTGCGACGGGACGCCGATGCCCGCGCGGTCTGCCTGGTCCAGCCGGCCTTCCTCGACCTCGCCGAGCACCGGGTCGAGGAGCTCGTGGGTCGGGACGCGTCGCTCGCCGGCCGCATCGAGCTGGTCGTCGGCGACATCACGCGGCCCGACCTCGGCCTCGGTGACGCCCACGGCGACCTGACGGCGCGCACGACGGAGGTCTTCCACCTCGCTGCCGTCTACGACCTCGAGGTCGCCCGCGACGTCGGCATGCGGGTCAACGTCGACGGCACCCGGCACGTGGTCGACTTCTGCCGCGCCTGTCCGGACCTCGAACGGCTGCAGTACGTGTCCACCTGCTACGTCTCGGGCCGTTGGCCGGGGATCTTCCGCGAGACCGACCTCGTCCGTGGGCAGAGCTTCAACAACTTCTACGAGGAGACCAAGTACCTCGCGGAGGTCATCGTCGCGGAGGCGATCGAGGACGGGCTGCCGGCGACCATCTACCGGCCGTCGGTGGTCGGCGGCGACTCGGCTACGGGCGCGACCCAGAAGTTCGACGGCCCGTACTTCATCCTGCGCTGGTTGCTCAAGCAGCCCGGCGTCGCCGTCATGCCCACGGTGGGCGATCCGGACGGGTACCGCTTCAACGTGGTGCCGCGGGACTTCGTGGTGGACGCCATCGACGCGCTCGCGGCCCGGCCCGA
Protein-coding regions in this window:
- a CDS encoding metallophosphoesterase family protein, which gives rise to MTDPLRVVVIADTHLKRAWPGRALPGPAVDLLATADVVLHAGDITEAEHLELIADLSGAPVHAVLGNNDPELDGALPETRELELAGVRVAMIHDSGPTRGRARRLHDRFPTADVVVFGHSHVPWNTTGVDGQLLFNPGSPTERRQQPHRTIGVLELADRRVVRATIEVVDP
- a CDS encoding glutaminase, whose translation is MATAPTEPRTDLDAVMEEAAAAGREAAAEGEVDTSDPKLGSTCSPDAFAITLAELDGTDHVLGDVDVRFPIQSISKMFALVLAMQKVDRTSLVSDELWARIGREPSGDPFNSLVQLEHEKGIPRNPMINAGALVIDDVLVEFCDDPKRQLTELVSELAEDEIEVDPVVADAELESSHRNLAVANLMASFGNLRNPVMDVLEVYVHQCALAMSTRQLAHAVRFLANDGVDPASGRRVLPDILARRVNSLMLTCGTYDAAGAFAFEVGLPCKSGVAGGIVGVVPDQMGVCVWSPALDDTGNSHGGRVALHELAEKLHLSIF
- a CDS encoding TetR/AcrR family transcriptional regulator, which translates into the protein MPGARAPEAERRRQIVTAALEVAARDRLDGLTVRNVAAAADLSPGLVFHHLGDKRRLLLAVLDEVLAAVVPAVPDDDGSSARDRLLGHVRTELAELPGNRELVELFLDFWVVGTREPEVRDRISAALDAYRRALHPLAAAAIDEEPDRFAGVEADRLASVVVAFAHGLAVQAVLDPDASDPDATIAALEALIPPPL
- a CDS encoding LCP family protein, whose amino-acid sequence is MSRARHVLVALVAVGLLASGGSALALERWLLPPGDGEVLTLLLLGSDEGPPRTGQLDRGNADGFQLLFVSGDRQHATFVSIPRDSYVPVPNQGRTRINACLFHGPERCVATVESVFGVEVDGYLLTSMRGFTRGVERFGGIEIEVPQSLRVGEVHISSGLQTLDGPEALVYARDRKSRASGDIGRSQAQAQLLAAAHRQVRDDGSPGEVFRALTALRRHTVTDLSGPQLVRLAFESLQLPPSNVERTVLPGNIGFAGPASVYFLADRAYALVSDAADDARLS
- a CDS encoding SDR family oxidoreductase — translated: MARTVLFTGFPGFLGTELLPRVLRRDADARAVCLVQPAFLDLAEHRVEELVGRDASLAGRIELVVGDITRPDLGLGDAHGDLTARTTEVFHLAAVYDLEVARDVGMRVNVDGTRHVVDFCRACPDLERLQYVSTCYVSGRWPGIFRETDLVRGQSFNNFYEETKYLAEVIVAEAIEDGLPATIYRPSVVGGDSATGATQKFDGPYFILRWLLKQPGVAVMPTVGDPDGYRFNVVPRDFVVDAIDALAARPDTAGATYALADPEPYTIRQLIELFGEVTGKRLVTVPLPMGVAKGALRHVPGLQDLMGLPPASVDYFSHPTHYLTEVADAALAEEGVHRPDRETWFRAMAVFVRANPDISSAAMI
- a CDS encoding ArsR/SmtB family transcription factor — encoded protein: MTVTFRFPRERAIDLVGFAWSPLFEAVLSMAVVARPKRTPMHLPWTRRCRALLPPELHEEVRTLARAFDGYVPGLFEVGLVGDSATFEDELAAFGRIDDDVVAYELSLAFAGLPCAPTDVRGPHLVHDAAYRDEVLTSASARDDGRVVMARAVLEDPARERDRIARLFARYWEAAFEQEWARVLPRIEAEVTDGARALVTRGAPGVVDELLPEGRWDEATSSIVVDKTYDAVCDVAARGGVLLVPTVYGWPRVLLEIDQRWPLAIFVPLRDLRQPEVPQEADHAVADGLRALGDETRLQITRMVAEQPRSTKELAELLKLSDSSISRHLKILDGAGVVTKERDGYFVLYRLRPERIGQLGAALRRTLGLDAGAGQPVPALPVSATRDLGG